The genomic interval TCCTCGACGATCCCAGCGGGGAGTTCGAGGTGCGTTTCGCGGATCGGCGGCCGGTACTGCTCGACAAACAGGAGGTGGTCCTCGTCGGCGTCGGCACCGGCGCCGGTGTCGCCATCGCCGTCCGCGCCGGTCGCAGCGTCGCTCGTCTCCGCGAGTACGCGCCCGTCGATCCGCGCGACCACGACGACCGCGGGCGGCAAGTCGGCCCAGTAGTAGCGCTTCTCGCTCCCGTCAGGCTGTTCGACCAGATCGTAGCCGCCGTCGTACCAGCCCGTCTCGTACTCGGTCCGTTCCTCGAGTAACTCCCAGTCACCGGGTTCAGTCATCGCCTCCATCTGCGTGCTCGAACCCGTAATAG from Natrinema salifodinae carries:
- a CDS encoding NUDIX hydrolase: MTEPGDWELLEERTEYETGWYDGGYDLVEQPDGSEKRYYWADLPPAVVVVARIDGRVLAETSDAATGADGDGDTGAGADADEDHLLFVEQYRPPIRETHLELPAGIVEDGESYTQAATRELEEETGFRPSSTALLQEYAVATGVLRHDRGVVYAEGLEPGERALDSNEFLEVTTVPVDRALERAREQPANDSTLTALLLATEDGVL